The Lujinxingia vulgaris genome includes a region encoding these proteins:
- a CDS encoding ferritin-like domain-containing protein — protein sequence MSSKEELIKRLNTAMAWELAGVIQYMQAAVMVTGYEREIFREFFHESSEEARDHAEAVGEKIAVLGGVPTVEPATIRQAADIQGMLEAALALEIDALKAWEACHEVAEAANPGTMFWIEEHIAEEQEHVDHLRKLTGKVKFAAGDIDKSKGTTA from the coding sequence ATGAGCTCGAAAGAAGAACTGATCAAACGCCTCAACACCGCCATGGCCTGGGAACTCGCCGGCGTCATCCAGTACATGCAAGCCGCCGTGATGGTCACCGGTTATGAGCGGGAGATCTTCCGCGAATTCTTCCATGAATCCAGCGAAGAAGCGCGCGACCACGCCGAAGCCGTCGGCGAGAAGATCGCCGTCCTCGGAGGCGTCCCCACCGTCGAGCCGGCCACGATCCGCCAGGCCGCCGACATCCAGGGCATGCTCGAAGCCGCGCTTGCCCTCGAGATCGACGCCCTTAAAGCCTGGGAGGCCTGCCACGAGGTCGCCGAAGCTGCCAACCCCGGCACCATGTTCTGGATCGAAGAGCACATCGCCGAGGAGCAGGAGCACGTCGACCACCTGCGCAAGCTCACCGGCAAGGTGAAGTTCGCCGCCGGCGACATCGACAAGAGCAAAGGCACCACCGCCTGA
- a CDS encoding ATP-binding protein yields the protein MRVRSYRLEEAQQTTLGGRLWKAVDESSGRTLELRAAHTADAPAGMLQMYRRQAQGAAAIFHSGVAPLYDFGEVTLEEAGACQGALLAGDAFWVSAPMEGGQPLQECMGRLEWPQFRQVLLRMLEALAFGHARGVVHRRLSPELVSVRLGEEDEVEAVQLLEFGLLPPRRLDGENSMISAYQAPEVVEGRWREQGAWSDLYSVGVIAFEWLYGRLPDNERGRPSRGEQHHFVPSGFASWVLSCMDESPIDRFRYAADARQVLSALDVHFWGPPRGAVRREMGWRRDEVVDLGEFRELWRSEELYRFREVPLVGREEARDALWERLAEVHQGGRSQVMVLRGPSGAGKTRLMAWLARRAHELGLAEVMRATHSPVASSADGLSRMFSRYFRATGLSNEGARRRVFEELSGRGLEEVQAQAAAEALASWMLPWNERSRLPAGGANRAAAMQLALGELGRERPLLICVEDGQWASETLDWVERVLESPLRVSVMVVITLNDEALVDRPIEMVQVDQLLEREGVDELTIPPLSLAEQLSFISMLAPLEEELAYELAQRAGGNPMFIVRMLMRWVHEGLLVASERHADQLALKPGARATLPEGMLEAWDEGVEQLIAQFDAEVRDDARRAMECAAALGLTVMHEEWLEVCERCDVTVPEHLLQALLANRLVAEHYEERSFEFVHPMLREALARRARAEGRYVAIHRACADVVKGRAREEDVTTAERLGMHLFEAGENDEAMEHLLRGCQLAGNLGESRRALGLIARYEQACDRLEIGEHDVRRLRGMLRQSWALQAAGQMDAAEPVVARARALLKPEDEGELLAPLLWLESSLAFARGDFEKAEHILLEARDACQGEDRRSALAGTMLRLASAWSERGELQKAVEGYASARDIWRELEEIGGQAVATMGLATAYLQVGEAERASALMEEVRGDAELFARVSPGSFYNMYGEIFREQRRWEDAEAMYLEAISRWEDVMAAESNIARSNLGMMMVSQRRFSEAMVLLSEAEGAWSRAGMVREQIYTLSGLLPCLAASGSWTVWREYAGAVEGYVRANGMQASDLREMFEVNVTVARESGDAEIIAISERLLQTQAEPLVEAEAVKG from the coding sequence GTGCGAGTTCGCAGTTATCGGCTGGAAGAAGCGCAGCAGACAACGCTCGGGGGGAGGCTCTGGAAGGCCGTGGATGAGAGTTCCGGGCGCACGCTGGAGTTGCGCGCGGCGCATACCGCGGATGCGCCGGCCGGGATGTTGCAGATGTACCGGCGTCAGGCGCAGGGGGCGGCGGCGATTTTCCACTCCGGGGTGGCGCCTCTTTATGACTTTGGCGAGGTGACGCTGGAGGAGGCCGGGGCCTGCCAGGGGGCGTTACTGGCGGGGGATGCGTTCTGGGTGAGCGCGCCGATGGAGGGAGGTCAGCCCTTGCAGGAGTGCATGGGTCGGTTGGAGTGGCCGCAGTTTCGGCAGGTGCTGCTTCGTATGCTCGAAGCGCTGGCGTTCGGGCACGCGCGCGGGGTGGTGCATCGCCGGCTGAGCCCGGAGCTTGTGTCGGTGCGACTGGGGGAGGAGGATGAGGTCGAGGCGGTGCAGCTGCTGGAGTTTGGGCTCTTGCCGCCGCGGCGACTCGATGGTGAGAACAGCATGATCTCGGCCTATCAGGCGCCGGAGGTCGTGGAGGGGCGCTGGCGAGAGCAGGGGGCATGGAGTGATTTGTACAGCGTGGGGGTGATCGCGTTTGAGTGGCTCTACGGGCGACTTCCCGACAATGAGCGCGGTCGGCCCAGCCGCGGTGAGCAGCATCATTTTGTGCCCTCGGGGTTCGCCAGCTGGGTGCTGAGTTGTATGGATGAGTCGCCGATCGATCGTTTCCGCTATGCGGCGGATGCGCGTCAGGTGCTCAGCGCGCTGGATGTGCACTTCTGGGGACCGCCGCGCGGGGCGGTGCGGCGCGAGATGGGCTGGCGTCGTGATGAGGTGGTGGATCTGGGGGAGTTTCGGGAGCTGTGGCGATCGGAGGAGCTCTACCGTTTTCGCGAAGTTCCGCTGGTGGGACGCGAGGAGGCCCGGGACGCGCTCTGGGAGCGGCTGGCCGAGGTGCATCAGGGTGGGCGCTCGCAGGTGATGGTGTTGCGGGGGCCCTCCGGCGCGGGCAAGACACGGCTGATGGCGTGGCTTGCGCGGCGTGCCCATGAGCTGGGGCTGGCCGAGGTAATGCGGGCCACGCACAGCCCGGTGGCGAGTTCGGCCGATGGGCTCTCGCGGATGTTTTCGCGCTATTTTCGAGCGACGGGGCTCTCCAATGAGGGGGCCCGGCGGCGAGTGTTTGAGGAGCTCAGCGGTCGGGGGTTGGAGGAGGTGCAGGCGCAGGCGGCGGCCGAGGCCCTGGCCAGTTGGATGTTGCCCTGGAATGAGCGCTCGCGGCTGCCGGCCGGCGGGGCCAACCGGGCGGCGGCCATGCAGCTGGCGCTCGGAGAGTTGGGACGGGAGCGGCCGCTGCTGATCTGTGTCGAAGACGGACAGTGGGCCAGCGAGACGCTCGACTGGGTAGAGCGGGTGCTGGAGTCGCCGCTGCGCGTCTCGGTGATGGTGGTGATCACGCTCAACGATGAGGCGCTGGTCGACCGACCGATTGAGATGGTGCAGGTCGACCAGCTCCTGGAGCGGGAGGGGGTCGATGAGCTTACCATTCCGCCGCTTTCGCTGGCTGAGCAGCTCTCCTTTATCTCGATGCTCGCGCCGCTGGAGGAGGAGTTGGCCTATGAGCTGGCGCAGCGCGCCGGCGGAAACCCTATGTTCATCGTGCGCATGTTGATGCGCTGGGTTCATGAGGGTTTGCTGGTAGCGTCGGAGCGCCACGCCGATCAGCTGGCGTTAAAGCCGGGGGCCCGCGCCACACTGCCGGAGGGGATGCTCGAGGCGTGGGATGAGGGTGTGGAACAGCTCATCGCCCAGTTTGACGCCGAGGTCCGAGATGATGCTCGCCGGGCAATGGAGTGCGCCGCTGCGCTGGGGCTGACGGTGATGCACGAGGAGTGGCTGGAGGTGTGCGAGCGCTGCGATGTGACGGTGCCCGAGCATCTTTTGCAGGCGCTGCTGGCCAACCGTCTTGTGGCGGAGCACTACGAGGAGCGCTCCTTTGAGTTCGTGCACCCGATGCTGAGGGAGGCACTGGCGCGGCGGGCGCGGGCGGAGGGGCGTTATGTGGCGATTCATCGCGCCTGTGCCGACGTGGTGAAGGGGCGGGCGCGTGAGGAGGATGTGACCACTGCCGAGCGCCTGGGGATGCATCTTTTTGAGGCCGGGGAGAACGATGAGGCGATGGAGCATCTGCTGCGAGGCTGCCAGCTGGCGGGAAACCTGGGGGAATCGCGGCGCGCGCTGGGCTTGATTGCGCGTTATGAGCAGGCCTGTGATCGCCTGGAGATTGGCGAGCACGATGTGCGGCGTTTGCGCGGGATGTTGCGGCAGAGCTGGGCGTTGCAGGCCGCCGGACAGATGGACGCCGCCGAGCCGGTGGTGGCGCGCGCGCGGGCTTTGCTCAAGCCGGAAGATGAGGGTGAGCTGCTGGCCCCGCTCCTGTGGCTGGAGTCGTCACTGGCGTTTGCGCGCGGTGATTTTGAGAAGGCCGAGCACATCCTGCTCGAAGCCCGAGACGCCTGTCAGGGCGAAGACAGGCGCTCCGCGCTGGCCGGCACAATGCTTCGCCTCGCCAGCGCCTGGAGTGAGCGAGGAGAGCTGCAGAAGGCGGTCGAGGGGTATGCCAGCGCGCGGGACATCTGGCGCGAGCTGGAGGAGATCGGGGGACAGGCGGTGGCCACAATGGGGCTTGCCACGGCCTACCTTCAAGTCGGGGAGGCGGAACGTGCGAGTGCGCTGATGGAGGAGGTCCGGGGGGATGCGGAGCTCTTTGCGCGTGTCTCACCGGGGAGCTTCTACAACATGTACGGTGAGATCTTTCGCGAGCAGCGGCGCTGGGAAGATGCCGAGGCGATGTATCTGGAGGCGATCTCACGGTGGGAAGATGTGATGGCGGCCGAGTCGAACATCGCGCGCTCGAACCTGGGGATGATGATGGTCTCACAGCGTCGCTTCTCGGAGGCGATGGTGCTCTTGAGTGAGGCTGAGGGGGCGTGGAGTCGGGCGGGCATGGTGCGGGAGCAGATTTACACGCTCTCGGGGTTGCTCCCGTGTCTTGCGGCCAGTGGTAGCTGGACGGTGTGGCGGGAGTATGCCGGCGCGGTGGAGGGGTATGTGCGTGCCAACGGGATGCAGGCCTCCGACTTGCGGGAGATGTTCGAGGTCAACGTGACGGTGGCCCGCGAGAGCGGTGATGCGGAGATCATCGCCATCTCGGAAAGGTTGTTGCAGACACAGGCCGAGCCGCTCGTGGAGGCGGAGGCGGTCAAGGGGTAA
- a CDS encoding RCC1 domain-containing protein yields the protein MANPTPYPLCGPARLTALTAALSFALFTALSVTSATSAHAQQPPYEPASAEAFATHNPFAPLSPQLLFPAPTPTLLAAGDYSCAVDHNARLSCQGPGIASAQTSIPIATIAAGAEHICALDIRGALHCVGDQSHQQLALPARTYIDLALGERFSCALTPDARIHCAGTHTQGPMPSPGGAFQQLVAADNHACALRASGEVHCWGASRGDNTQPPQGRFVRLTRAQDQICALRPDGASHCWGHSDASP from the coding sequence ATGGCGAACCCGACCCCCTACCCCCTTTGCGGCCCGGCGCGCCTCACTGCGCTGACAGCCGCCTTGAGCTTCGCGCTCTTCACCGCGCTAAGCGTCACGTCTGCAACCTCGGCACACGCCCAACAACCGCCATACGAGCCCGCCTCCGCTGAAGCATTTGCAACCCATAACCCCTTTGCCCCACTCTCCCCACAGCTCCTCTTCCCCGCGCCGACGCCCACCCTCCTGGCCGCCGGAGACTACAGCTGCGCCGTCGATCATAACGCGCGCCTCAGCTGCCAGGGCCCCGGCATCGCGTCGGCACAGACCTCCATACCGATCGCCACCATCGCCGCCGGCGCCGAACACATCTGCGCACTGGACATCCGCGGCGCCCTGCATTGTGTGGGCGATCAGTCCCACCAACAGCTCGCGCTCCCCGCCCGCACCTACATCGATCTTGCGCTGGGGGAGCGCTTCTCCTGCGCCCTCACCCCCGACGCCCGCATCCACTGCGCCGGCACCCACACCCAGGGCCCGATGCCCTCACCAGGTGGCGCCTTCCAACAACTCGTCGCGGCGGACAACCACGCCTGCGCCCTGCGTGCCTCCGGCGAAGTGCATTGCTGGGGTGCCTCCCGGGGCGACAACACCCAGCCCCCGCAAGGCCGCTTTGTTCGCCTTACTCGCGCGCAGGACCAGATCTGCGCGCTCCGTCCCGATGGCGCATCCCACTGCTGGGGTCACTCGGACGCCTCACCCTGA
- a CDS encoding DUF924 family protein, translating to MTSYQDVLEYWFGTTSALEDGIFPQEQYRIWFAGGPAVDREITERFGALVEDARDGGLQGWLENAPSRLALVLLLDQFTRNIYRGTGEAFSADHLALKYALDALEIGHDTALSPIARAFFYLPLEHAESLELQERCVTLMENLTHQAPDGQVELFQGFLDYAVQHRDIIAQFGRFPHRNALLGRTSTPEEEAYLEANDVHFGQKA from the coding sequence ATGACTTCGTATCAAGACGTACTTGAGTACTGGTTTGGCACGACCTCCGCCCTCGAAGACGGCATCTTCCCCCAGGAGCAGTACCGCATCTGGTTCGCCGGGGGCCCGGCGGTCGACCGCGAGATCACGGAGCGCTTCGGCGCGCTCGTCGAAGACGCTCGAGACGGTGGCCTGCAAGGCTGGCTGGAGAACGCCCCGAGCCGCCTGGCGCTTGTGCTGCTCCTGGACCAGTTCACCCGCAACATCTACCGCGGCACCGGCGAAGCATTCTCCGCCGACCACCTGGCACTTAAGTACGCGCTCGACGCCCTTGAGATCGGTCACGACACCGCCCTCTCCCCCATCGCGCGCGCCTTCTTCTACCTCCCCCTTGAGCACGCCGAGTCCCTGGAGCTTCAGGAGCGCTGCGTCACCCTCATGGAAAACCTCACCCACCAGGCGCCCGACGGTCAGGTCGAGCTCTTCCAGGGATTTTTGGACTACGCCGTGCAACACCGCGACATCATCGCGCAGTTCGGCCGCTTCCCCCACCGCAACGCCCTGCTTGGCCGCACCTCCACTCCCGAGGAAGAAGCCTACCTGGAAGCCAACGACGTGCATTTTGGCCAGAAAGCCTGA
- a CDS encoding class I SAM-dependent methyltransferase: MNVKTRWMLVALVVGLTACSSNEPKSDEMPVEEEVAAEAAAMEAEEEADPETAPSMSVEARLEAAANGAHRSEANRARNEARHPVETLTFFGLSDDMTVVELSPGRGWYTEVLAPVLAENGKLVAGNLMVDPEDPESYYSKASVAYEAWVGENTDTLGEVEVGTFAPPTMVEIGDAESADMVVTFRNMHGWYNNDILDAALEAVHETLKPGGIFGVVQHRAAEGSDPAVTAPKGYLPQDFVIATVEAAGFELVESSEINANPNDTRDYEDGVWALPPSLRGGEETAEQFKAIGESDRMTLKFVKVDAE; this comes from the coding sequence GTGAACGTGAAGACGCGATGGATGTTGGTGGCGTTGGTGGTTGGTCTTACGGCGTGTTCCTCGAATGAGCCGAAGAGCGATGAGATGCCGGTCGAAGAAGAAGTAGCCGCCGAAGCCGCGGCGATGGAGGCCGAGGAAGAGGCCGATCCGGAGACGGCGCCTTCGATGTCGGTGGAAGCCAGGCTGGAGGCGGCTGCCAATGGCGCGCATCGCTCCGAGGCGAATAGGGCCCGTAATGAGGCGCGTCATCCGGTGGAGACGCTGACGTTCTTCGGTCTGAGCGACGATATGACCGTGGTGGAGCTTTCGCCTGGACGGGGCTGGTACACCGAGGTGCTGGCACCGGTGCTGGCGGAGAACGGCAAGCTCGTGGCCGGCAACCTGATGGTGGATCCTGAGGATCCGGAGAGCTATTACAGCAAGGCGTCTGTGGCGTACGAGGCCTGGGTTGGCGAGAACACCGACACCCTGGGAGAGGTCGAGGTCGGAACGTTTGCGCCTCCGACGATGGTGGAGATCGGAGACGCGGAGAGCGCCGACATGGTCGTGACCTTCCGCAACATGCACGGCTGGTACAACAACGACATTCTGGATGCGGCGCTTGAGGCCGTGCACGAGACGCTCAAGCCGGGCGGGATCTTCGGCGTGGTGCAGCATCGTGCGGCCGAGGGCAGCGATCCGGCGGTGACGGCTCCCAAGGGCTATTTGCCCCAGGACTTTGTGATCGCGACGGTGGAGGCCGCGGGCTTTGAGCTTGTGGAGAGCTCGGAGATCAACGCCAATCCCAACGACACCCGTGATTACGAAGACGGTGTGTGGGCGCTTCCGCCTTCTCTGCGTGGTGGGGAAGAGACCGCCGAGCAGTTCAAGGCGATTGGTGAGAGCGACCGTATGACGCTGAAGTTCGTGAAGGTCGACGCCGAATAA
- a CDS encoding O-methyltransferase, whose product MSTSTIFLDDNILSYLRHFSVREPSRFKRCRHDTSELPMGSMQIAPEQGQFLHMLLQVMGARRALEIGSFTGYSALWLASALPEDGCLVACEVNEKWASQARHCWEEAGLMKRIELHVEPAKNTLEYLLKRDAQNTFDFIFIDADKEPLDHYYEASLKLVRPGGLIAVDNVLWGGKVADSSVHDPDTGAIRALNEKLHSDERIDLSVVPIGDGMALCRKRSA is encoded by the coding sequence ATGAGCACGTCTACGATCTTCCTCGACGACAACATTCTCTCCTACCTGCGCCACTTCTCGGTGCGCGAGCCCAGTCGCTTTAAACGCTGCCGCCACGACACCTCCGAGTTGCCCATGGGCAGCATGCAGATCGCCCCGGAACAGGGCCAGTTTCTGCATATGCTCCTCCAGGTCATGGGCGCGCGCCGCGCCCTGGAGATCGGCAGCTTCACCGGCTACAGCGCTCTCTGGCTGGCCAGCGCCCTTCCCGAAGACGGCTGCCTTGTCGCCTGCGAAGTTAACGAAAAATGGGCCTCCCAGGCACGCCATTGCTGGGAAGAAGCCGGCCTGATGAAGCGCATCGAGCTCCACGTTGAGCCCGCAAAAAACACCCTCGAGTATCTGCTCAAACGTGACGCTCAAAACACCTTCGACTTCATCTTTATCGACGCCGACAAAGAACCCCTCGATCACTACTACGAGGCCTCCCTCAAACTGGTCCGCCCCGGAGGGCTCATCGCTGTCGATAATGTGCTCTGGGGTGGCAAGGTCGCCGATTCATCAGTGCACGACCCCGATACCGGCGCCATCCGCGCGCTCAACGAAAAGCTCCACAGCGACGAGCGCATCGACTTAAGCGTGGTGCCCATCGGCGACGGCATGGCCCTCTGCCGCAAGCGCAGCGCCTGA
- a CDS encoding zinc-dependent alcohol dehydrogenase family protein, whose product MRAWRIEGAFGLDRLQLQEVEAEPVRRGQVRLAMRAVGLNFRDLMMVEGHYNPRQPLPLTPCSDGVGEVVEVGEGVDARWLGRRVSPIFAQGWKSGEPTREKLRTTLGGPLQGTLREEVVCDLASVVEVPEYLSDAEAATLGCAGVTAWNAVVEQGGVRAGDVVLCLGTGGVSVFAMQFARMMGAEVIMTSSSDAKLEKVRELGATKVLNYRETPAWGRVVREMTGGRGVDLVVEVGGAGTLKESVDAVRVGGTIALIGVLAGGVQEVNVVPILMQNIRVQGVIVGDGEMFERMNRAMAQHELRPVIDRVVGFEDAVEAFEVMKRGGHLGKICVAVGG is encoded by the coding sequence ATGCGAGCCTGGCGAATCGAAGGGGCGTTCGGGTTGGATCGGCTGCAGCTGCAGGAGGTGGAGGCTGAGCCGGTGCGGCGCGGGCAGGTGAGGCTGGCGATGCGGGCGGTCGGGCTCAATTTTCGGGACCTGATGATGGTGGAGGGGCACTACAACCCTCGCCAGCCCTTGCCCCTGACGCCCTGCTCGGACGGGGTTGGGGAGGTTGTGGAGGTTGGTGAGGGCGTCGATGCGCGTTGGCTCGGTCGGCGGGTCTCGCCGATCTTTGCGCAGGGGTGGAAGAGCGGGGAGCCGACCCGCGAGAAGTTGCGCACGACGCTGGGCGGGCCGCTGCAAGGGACGTTGCGCGAGGAGGTGGTCTGTGACCTGGCGAGCGTGGTGGAGGTGCCCGAGTATCTGAGTGATGCGGAGGCAGCGACGCTGGGGTGTGCCGGCGTCACGGCGTGGAACGCGGTGGTGGAGCAGGGGGGCGTGCGCGCCGGTGATGTGGTGCTCTGCCTGGGTACGGGAGGCGTTTCGGTGTTTGCGATGCAGTTTGCCCGGATGATGGGGGCCGAGGTGATCATGACATCGAGCAGCGACGCGAAGCTGGAGAAGGTGCGTGAGCTGGGTGCGACGAAGGTGCTCAACTACCGCGAGACGCCGGCGTGGGGGCGTGTGGTGCGGGAGATGACGGGGGGCCGGGGTGTTGATCTTGTGGTGGAGGTCGGCGGCGCGGGTACGCTGAAGGAGTCGGTGGATGCGGTGCGGGTGGGAGGCACCATTGCGCTCATCGGTGTGTTGGCCGGCGGGGTGCAGGAGGTCAATGTGGTGCCGATCCTGATGCAGAACATCCGCGTGCAGGGGGTGATCGTGGGCGATGGCGAGATGTTTGAGCGCATGAACCGGGCGATGGCGCAGCATGAGCTGCGGCCGGTGATCGACCGTGTTGTGGGGTTTGAAGATGCGGTGGAGGCCTTTGAGGTGATGAAGCGGGGAGGGCACCTGGGCAAGATTTGCGTTGCGGTGGGCGGGTGA
- a CDS encoding SLC13 family permease → MSFELSFVFLLTLVALVLFVTERMRVDLVALLTMAALLPTGILTPAEGLSGFSNEATVTIAAMFVLSRALHRTGSLKHIAIHLGRLYAYDPRLASAAMMLGVAAMSAFINNVAVVAIMLPVLLGVARANGINPSKIMMPLSFAAIFGGTCTLVGTSTNILISGLLTDLDQPAIGMFEMTLVGVIFLVAGTGYMLTVGGAILPDRDNPDYRRDDSETQPYLTELLFSADYPDIGKTPRIILGGTEATLLAMLRDDQPVDDPETQALKPGDVLRISAPATVMRDLLDTVGVTSLADPQPEPDDHPPMELIEVVIAPDAAVVGRSLGESGFARYHPARVLALRRSADTVVDQLLDVPIQGGDVLLIQAMPGQIPILQDSPDFIVVSEIGLWEFKHAYTLPVIAALVAVILLAAFGVAPIVTLASAAAVLVVLIGVISIEEAYEAIDWQVIFLLGGLIPLGIALEKTGGVTMLANATLALVGDLGPRVILTTFFLITMAMTAIISNQATAVLITPVAVSAAITLGVDPRPFVFAIVFGASASFASPVGYHTNVMVYSAGGYRYMDFVRVGVPLSLIFLVIAAFVIPWFWPL, encoded by the coding sequence ATGAGCTTTGAGCTGAGCTTCGTCTTCTTATTAACACTGGTCGCGCTGGTGCTCTTCGTCACCGAGCGCATGCGCGTGGACCTTGTCGCCCTGCTCACCATGGCCGCGCTGCTGCCCACCGGCATCCTCACTCCGGCCGAAGGCTTAAGCGGCTTCAGCAACGAAGCCACCGTCACCATCGCCGCGATGTTCGTACTCAGCCGGGCCCTCCACCGCACAGGCTCCCTCAAACATATCGCCATCCACCTGGGACGCCTCTACGCCTACGATCCACGCCTGGCCAGCGCCGCCATGATGCTCGGCGTGGCCGCCATGTCCGCATTTATCAACAACGTCGCCGTCGTCGCCATCATGCTCCCGGTGCTCCTCGGCGTCGCACGCGCCAACGGCATCAACCCCTCCAAAATCATGATGCCCCTCTCCTTCGCCGCCATCTTCGGAGGAACCTGCACACTCGTCGGCACCTCGACCAACATCCTCATCAGTGGGCTACTCACCGACCTCGATCAACCCGCCATCGGCATGTTCGAGATGACCCTGGTCGGGGTGATCTTCCTTGTCGCCGGCACCGGCTACATGCTCACCGTCGGCGGTGCCATCCTCCCCGACCGCGACAACCCCGACTACCGCCGCGACGACTCCGAGACCCAACCCTACCTCACCGAACTTCTCTTTAGTGCCGACTACCCCGACATCGGCAAAACGCCGCGCATCATCTTAGGCGGCACCGAAGCCACCCTTCTGGCCATGCTGCGCGACGATCAACCCGTCGACGATCCCGAAACCCAGGCGCTCAAACCCGGCGACGTGCTGCGCATCTCCGCGCCCGCCACCGTCATGCGCGATCTTCTCGACACCGTCGGCGTAACCTCGCTGGCCGATCCCCAACCCGAACCCGACGACCACCCACCCATGGAGCTCATCGAGGTCGTCATCGCCCCCGACGCCGCCGTCGTCGGCCGAAGCCTCGGCGAGTCGGGCTTCGCCAGGTATCACCCCGCGCGGGTGCTTGCTCTGCGTCGCTCCGCAGACACCGTCGTCGACCAGCTCCTCGACGTCCCGATCCAGGGCGGCGACGTGCTGCTCATTCAGGCCATGCCCGGACAAATCCCCATCCTCCAGGACAGCCCCGACTTCATCGTCGTCTCAGAGATCGGCCTCTGGGAGTTCAAACACGCCTACACCCTCCCGGTGATCGCCGCGCTGGTGGCCGTCATTCTCCTGGCCGCCTTCGGTGTCGCCCCCATCGTAACCCTGGCCAGCGCCGCGGCGGTGCTCGTGGTGCTCATCGGCGTCATCTCCATCGAGGAGGCCTACGAGGCCATCGACTGGCAGGTCATCTTCCTCCTCGGCGGCCTCATCCCCCTGGGCATCGCCCTCGAAAAAACCGGCGGCGTGACCATGCTCGCCAACGCCACCCTGGCCCTGGTCGGCGACCTCGGCCCCCGCGTCATCCTCACCACCTTCTTTCTGATCACGATGGCAATGACAGCCATCATCTCCAACCAGGCCACCGCCGTCCTCATCACCCCGGTCGCCGTCAGCGCCGCCATCACCCTGGGCGTCGATCCGCGCCCCTTCGTCTTTGCGATCGTCTTCGGCGCCTCGGCCAGCTTCGCCTCCCCGGTCGGCTACCACACCAACGTCATGGTCTACAGCGCCGGCGGCTACCGCTACATGGACTTCGTGCGCGTCGGCGTCCCCCTCTCACTGATCTTCCTGGTCATCGCCGCATTCGTCATCCCCTGGTTCTGGCCGCTCTGA
- a CDS encoding saccharopine dehydrogenase family protein, with protein sequence MMVVDRDDEEDEMGREFDVVVFGATGFTGRLVARYLAQNAGERSWAVAGRNEAKLSALVDELGALAPGAGEPKVVVADVGDEGSLRAMAARTRVVCTTVGPYALYGEAVVRACVEEGADYCDLTGEMDWVAEMIEGYEEAARSAGVRVVHSCGFDSIPSDLGVLLLQKEAQKRWGGPAEVARFYLWDARGGFSGGTVASAAETVERAARDAKVRERLADPYALYPAGEAPGQDSGPQDGARFDKAIGAWTGPFMMARVNEKVVRRSNALRGFEYGRGFRYGEVVRLGRGVGGAVGAWSMALGLGGFVAGLAFGPTRALLKRFVLPAAGEGPSEKTMEGGSFCVKVYGWKDEASRKAGDAPVVVRVEADKDPGYGATALMLSESAMLLSEGVEAAEEGAVKGGVLTTAAAMGDALIERLRGAGMVFEVE encoded by the coding sequence ATGATGGTCGTTGATCGCGATGATGAGGAGGATGAGATGGGGCGAGAGTTTGATGTGGTGGTGTTCGGGGCGACCGGGTTTACCGGGAGGCTTGTGGCGCGTTATCTGGCGCAAAACGCCGGCGAACGAAGCTGGGCGGTGGCCGGGCGCAATGAGGCGAAGTTGAGCGCGCTGGTCGATGAGCTCGGCGCGCTTGCCCCGGGCGCTGGCGAGCCGAAGGTTGTGGTGGCCGATGTCGGGGATGAGGGGAGTTTGAGGGCGATGGCCGCGCGCACGCGTGTGGTGTGCACGACGGTGGGACCTTACGCGCTCTACGGGGAGGCGGTGGTGCGGGCGTGTGTGGAGGAGGGGGCGGACTATTGCGATTTGACCGGTGAGATGGACTGGGTGGCGGAGATGATCGAGGGCTATGAGGAGGCCGCCCGGAGCGCGGGGGTGCGGGTGGTGCATAGCTGCGGGTTTGACTCGATTCCCAGCGATCTGGGGGTGTTGCTCTTGCAGAAGGAAGCCCAGAAGCGGTGGGGAGGGCCGGCAGAAGTGGCGAGGTTTTATCTGTGGGATGCCCGGGGAGGGTTTTCGGGAGGCACCGTGGCGAGCGCGGCGGAGACGGTGGAGCGGGCTGCGCGCGACGCGAAGGTGCGCGAGCGTCTGGCCGACCCCTATGCGCTCTACCCTGCGGGGGAGGCGCCGGGGCAGGACTCAGGGCCGCAGGATGGCGCGCGTTTTGATAAGGCGATCGGGGCGTGGACGGGGCCCTTTATGATGGCGAGGGTCAACGAGAAGGTGGTCCGGCGCAGCAACGCGCTACGGGGCTTTGAGTACGGCCGGGGCTTTCGTTACGGGGAGGTCGTGAGGCTGGGACGTGGAGTGGGCGGGGCGGTGGGGGCGTGGTCGATGGCGCTGGGGCTGGGAGGGTTTGTGGCGGGGCTTGCCTTTGGTCCGACGCGGGCGTTGCTCAAGCGCTTTGTGCTGCCGGCGGCCGGGGAGGGGCCCTCGGAGAAGACGATGGAGGGAGGGAGTTTCTGTGTGAAGGTCTATGGTTGGAAGGATGAAGCGTCGAGGAAGGCGGGGGATGCGCCGGTGGTGGTGCGGGTGGAGGCCGATAAGGATCCGGGCTACGGGGCCACGGCGTTGATGCTGAGTGAGTCGGCGATGCTTCTTTCCGAGGGCGTGGAGGCCGCGGAGGAGGGGGCCGTGAAGGGAGGCGTGCTGACGACCGCGGCGGCGATGGGGGATGCGTTGATCGAACGTCTGCGGGGGGCGGGGATGGTGTTCGAGGTGGAGTGA